The sequence GGTGCCGAATTCGACCCGATCGGCGATCCGCGCATCGGCAAACCCGACGGCCACCGCCGTCTTGGTCCCGCCGATGTCCACCGTCAGGAAGCTTCGCGACTCAGGCAATCTTGCGGCTCCGGGCATATGCGAACAAACCGCCGGCCTCGATGATCTCCGCTACGTCGCCCAGCGGCCGCAGCGGATACTCCTTCGAGGTGGTCAGGTTCTTCAGCCGGCAATTATCGAAATCGATCTCCACCTGATCGCCGGTGCGGATCTCGCGGACCAGCTTCTCCTCACTCTCCACCGGGATCACGTAGCCGCCGTTGACCGAGTTGCGGAAGAAAATTCGGGCGTACGATGTCGCCACCACCGCCCGAACGCCCGCCTCCGCCAACGCCAGCGGGGCATGCTCCCGCGAACTGCCGCAGCCGAAATTCGACCCGGCCACCACCACCGCGAATTCGCTGGCGGTCCTGTTCTCGTCGGCTAGGTCCACAAACGGCTTGCCGCCTTCCGGCAATCCCGCCTGATCGCCCGGTACGCCCGAGAGGGCGAACCGCCCGAACAGCTTCCGCTCCGACGCGATCGAGGGATTGTAGCTCAGATACTCAGCCGGAATGATCTGGTCGGTATCGACATTGTCGCCCAACACGTAGGCCTTGCCCGTCACTTTATCCATAGTCAGCACTCCCATGCCAAAACGACGCGGATTATACCAGTTCCCGCTCCCGATTTGAAACCCACTTTGAAACCAGCCGCTTTCGCCTTTTGACCTTCCTCCCACTGGCGTCAGCCCGGGCCAACCCGTACAATGTTCGGTTTGTCCGTGACAGGAGAAGGACCGCCGATGATCTGGCGACGCGGAACGCTGACGGTTGTGCTGATCGGCCTTCTGGCCGGATGCAGCACGCTGCGCGTCTCGACGCCCGCCGAGTGCCGCGACGTGCCCGCGCCGCAATACGAGCGGTACGAAAACCTCCTGGCCCGCGTCATGCACGACGGCCAGGTCGATTTCCAGACCTTAAAGGCCAATCCAGCCGACCTGGAGCGATTTGTCCATCGTCTCGGCTGCCACGGACCCATCAAAACCCCTGATGCGTTTCCCGATGACGCTTCGAAATTGGCCTATTGGGTCAATGCGCATAACGCAGTGGCTTTGCTGGCTGCGGTGCGAAAGTACCCGGCCAAGCGCCTCAAGCCGCCGTTCGGGGATTTTGCCCAGACGACCACCGCCTGGATCGACGGCCGCCATCTGAGCCTTGCCCAGATTGCCCAGTTTGCCCGGTCGGCCAGACCCGACGATCCGCGGGTGGATCTGGCCCTGGCCTATCCGACCAAGGGCGGCGGTTCGCGGTTCGGTTTTGTCCTCAAGCCGCGGGAGGACCTGGTGCAACAGTTGCACAGTTTATTCGTCCGTTCGCTGGACGATTCGGCCGCCATCAACATCGACCACGCCCGCTGGACGCTGTGGCTGGGCCGGCCGATCTGGGACAATCGCGACCGGTATCTCGCGCAATACCGCGACCAATACGGCACAGCGGCGGGCAACATCGTCAACGCCCTGGCGGACCTGGCCAATCCCAGCCAGCGCCGCCGGCTCAACACCGCCATCGGCTACAAGATCAAACCCCAGTCCTACGACTGGTCGCTCAATGCGTCTGAACCCTACAAGTGCTCTCTTTCTGAATCAACGGAGGTTGTTCGATGACATCGGCCCAGGACCTCGAGGCCTACAGACAATTCATCCGGGAACGTGCCCAAAGCAAGGAATACGCCGACTTTATGAAGGACCTGACCTGTCGGCTGGTGGAAATAGAAAACACGCCCACCCAGCCGCTCGATCAGATCGCCCGCAACGAAAAGCAGGTCTTCGACCTGATTGAAGAGGCCCTGCGGGCCTTCGCCGACGGCCGCATCGCGATCGAGCGCCAGCCGATCAACCCGGGCATCGCCCACCATCCCTATTTCTCCCGGCTTTACTACACCGCCGACGAGCGGCACCCTGAGGGTCGCGACGTCGAAACCACCTACAAGGACCGGTGCAACATGCTGGTGCTGGTCGACGCCGGTCAGAGCAAAAGCCAGGGCCGGCCGGCCATCCTCAACGCCCACATCGACACCGTCGCCCCGTTCCTTCCCTGCCGCCTCGACGGCCAGCAGATCCACGGGCGAGGCACGGTCGACGACAAGGGCCTGGTCGTCATGCTCGTCGCCAGTCTCAAGCTGCTCAAGGAGGCCGAGGCGAAATTCGGCCCCGTCATCGGCCAGCCGCTGGTCTACCAGTTCGTGATCGAGGAGGAAACCGGCGGCAACGGCTCGCTCTCGGCCTCGCTCGACGAGCGGTTCCGGGGCTACGAGGCGATCATCTGCGAAGCCACCGAGCTGCGCCCGCATCCGGCCAACCGTGGGGCCATGTGGTTCAAACTCGATTTCACCAGCAAGGGCAGCGGCTTCGACACCGCTGAGATTCTGCCCTTCATCCTTGTCGAACTGGCCACCGAGGGCCAAAAGCTCCGCCAGGAGAGCAACGAGCCCCTGTTTCCCCGCGACTACGTCCAGGTCAACCTCGGCGCCCTCGATCACTTCGGCAAGCACCCAGCCACCATCAACGACTACGTCGCCTTCGAACTGGGCCTCGACTACAAGGGCCCGGAGGGCGAGCGGGTCGCCTCGCGCCTCATCAACATCATCGAGGCCGGCGTCAAGCAGTACTGCGTTCAGTATCCCGACCGCACCGCCGAAGTCGATCCGGAGACCGGCAAGCCCAAGCTCAACGCCCACTACAAGCTGACCACGATGGACCGCGGCAACCACGACCGCCGCTACAAGCTGGAGGTCTTCGGCCTCGGCGGCCACATGAGCACGCTGACCCTCCGCGACAACGCGATGATCAAGGCGGGTTACCTGCTCAAAGGGTTGGTCTGCTCGTACAAGAACCTGCCGGGCCTGGCCTTGCGGGTCCGTGTCCTCGACGACGCCGACGGCGACCGCTGCACGATCACCGGCGGCGTGGGCTTTACGCCGGCCCACCGCATGGCCGCCCTCCAGGACCGCCTCAAGGGCGCCGTGGCCCAGGGATTCCAGCTTTTTAACCGCTGCGCCCAGGGCAGTGTGGCCGCCGACAGCTTCGCGATGACCTTCGACATGCTCCACAACGAGGCTTACGTCTCGCCGGTCGACTGCCCAGCCATGAAGGCGTTCAAGTGGGCCTTCGACGCCCGGGAAATGCCCTGGCCGACCCCGCTGGCCTTCCGGGCCAGTTGCGACGCCCGGATCTTCGGCAACAGCGGCCACAACACCGTCACCTTCGGCCCCGGACAGCTCTCGCAGGCCCACGGCGACCACGAGAAAATCTCCCTCCAGGAGTTGCAGGCCGGGCTGGAAGTGGTTACCTTGGCTACCCTTGCCCTGACCACCGGTCAGTAGGGCGGTTCGAGGCCCGCCGCCCCGGCTGCACCCTGGACCCACAGTGAAAGACAGGAATCCGTAATGACTTCGCAATCGAAACTCCGGATCGGCGTCGTCGGCCTCGGCCGGTACGTCGAGATCGCCCACATGCCCACCTACTTCGAGAGTCGCTACGCGTCCGCCATCGAGGTTGCCGCCCTCTGCGACGTCAGCGAGGAACGCCTCAAGGAGTGGCGGCAGCGCTACGGCGTGAAGTCCGGCTATACCGACTACCGTAAGATGCTCGCCGACCAAAAGCTGGATGCCGTGGTCGTGGTCACGCCGGACCACCTGCACACCGAGGTGACGTGCCAGGCCCTCGAAGCCGGCTGCGACGTGCTGGTCGAAAAGCCCCTGGCCACCGATATCGGCGAGTGCCACAAGATCATCCAGACCGCCCGTCGGCAGAAGCGCCGCGTCATCACCGACTTCCACAAGCGCCACGACCCAGCCCACCAGGAGGGGCGGGCCCGGATCACCACCGACAGGAAGTACGGCCAGGTCCAATTCGGCTACGTCTGGATGCTCGATACCATCAACGTCCCAGCCCCGGGCTTCTTCAAGTCCAACTTCGCCGAAAAAAGCTCCCCGGTCTGGTTCCTCGGCGTCCACTTCTTCGATCTGATCCGCTTCATGACGGACCTGAACCCCATCGAAGTCCGCGCCACCGGCTATAAGCAGGTCCTCAAGGCGATGGGCATCAACACCTTCGACGCGGTCAAGAGCGACATGGTCTTCGATAACGGGGCCGCGATCAGCTTCTACCTGTCCTGGAACCTGCCCGAAGGCGCCCCCTCGTTCACCACCCAAGGCCTGTATCTCCAGTTCGAAAAGGGAGATATGAAAATCGACACCCGCGACCGGGGCATGACCGAGCTCAGCGGGGCCGGCTACAAGACGGTCAACCCGATGTACACCCGCCGGACCGACCGCGGGTATGCCGGGTATGCCCACGAGAGCATCGGCGATGCCCTCATCGAGTTTCTCGAACTCAAGCAGAACGGCCGGCGAACCTACGACGACCTGGAAAAGGCTGACCCCTCCGGGATGGGCGGCTTCTATTCGACCCTCATGGCCCAGATGACCCACGAGAGCCTGGCCCGCGGCAGGAGCCTCTCCGGCGGCCAGGTCGCCCTGGGCGGTGCGATGGACGTCAACGAATACATCAAAGAAAAACTCGGCCCGGATGCCGATGATTATCTGGTACAATACCCGTCGTAGGCGTCTATGCCCGAACCGGTAAGCCCACAACACGGCAACCACCGTTCGCCCAGAAAGGCGGCCGAACTGGCTGCGCACCTGGAGGCCCACGGCCTGCGGGTCCATCTGGCGGGCGATCCGGACCTGGTGATCCGCGACGTGGCCACCATCGAGGAGGCCGGACCCGGCGACATCACCTTCCTGGCCAATCGCAAGTACATCCGGCAGATCAACGAGACCAAGGCCTCAGCCATCATCCTTCCTGAAGCGGTCTCGGGACCGGAGTACTTAACGCAACTGAAGGTTGATGACTCTTACTACGCATTCATGCTCATCATGGTCCTGTTCTACGGCCATCGGACGGCGCCGTTCGAGGGCGTCGATCCGACCGCTCGGATCGCCGAGACCGCCCGGATCGGGGCTAACCCGCGGATCGGCGGCCAGGTGACCATCGCCGCCCACGCGGCCATCGGTGATGGGGCCGTGATCTATCCCGGCTGCTTCATCGGTCCCGGGTGCCGGATCGGTGATAACGTGACGCTCTATCCCAACGTCACGCTCTACAACGACACCCACGTCGGCCATAACGTAATCATCCAAGCCGGGGCGGTGATCGGCCAGGACGGCTACGGCTTTGCCACCCACAAGGGCATCCACCACAAGATCCCCCAGGTCGGCAACGTGGTCATCGAGGACGACGTCGAGATTGGGGCCAATTGCGCGATTGAGCGGGCCACCATGGGCAGCACGGTCATCGGGAGGGGCTCGAAGCTCTGCGACCTGATCGCCATCGGCCACGGCACCCGCATCGGTCCGCACTGCCTGCTGGTCGCCCAGGTGGGCATCGCCGGGTCGGCCAAGCTCGGCCATCACGTGACCCTCGGCGGCCAGGTCGCGGTCAACGGCCACATCACGATCGGCGACTGCGTCACCGTCGGGGCCAAGGCTGGGGTGGTCAACAACGTTGAGGACAACGAGACGCTGCTCGGCCAGCCCGCTGTGCCCATCCAGGACGCCAAACGCCGCATCCTCATGCTGGCCAAGTTGCCGGAGATGCGCGACCAGCTCAAACGGCTCCAGAAGCGCATCGAGCAGCTTGAGCATGGGACCGGCGGACGGATGGCCAGAAAAGACTCTGCTGAATCGTAACTGCGCCTCATGCCGGCCGACTTTTTCTTGCCCGGATGCAACCGCTGGAGTACTATTGAGGTACAAATTGTTTAATGGTATCATAAACTCCGGTAAGAAAATGCCTCAGCCGGGCGAACCGGTGAGGCGGGTCAGGCAGAGGTGAGCTACAACCCCCCACACATTACGGACGAAGCCAAGAAAACGGCTGCCAAGTTCTTCCAGCATGCTCAGACCGCAGCCGATTCGCGGAGCTTCGACTACGCCATCGAGCTTTATGTCCAGGGCTTGGCCAAAGACCCTGAGGCGGTCGAGAAGGGGCACATGGCCCTGCGCGAGGTCGGCATCCGGCGGACCAACAGCGGCGGCAAGAAGCCCGGCCTGATGGAATCGCTGAAGATTTCCAAGTCCAAGAAAGACCCGATCGGGGCGATGCTCGCCGCTGAGATGATGCTGGCCAAGGACCCGCTGAACCTCAAGTACGCGGAGGAAATGGTCAAGGCGGCCGACAAGTCCGAATTGCCCGAGACCCTCCGCTGGGCCCTGCAGGTCTACTTTGAGCTCTGCCCGCAGGAGAAGAAGATCAGCGTCCAGCGGCTGCTGCTGATCAAGAACCTCTACGAGAAACTGGGCGATTACTATCAGAAACAGGACCGGCTCGATCAGACTCTCGAGGCCTACGAGAAGGGCATCGGGGCGATGAACTACGCCGTCCAGTCGGGCCAGGGCGGCAGCCTCGATCTCCAGAGCGAGCTGAAGAATCTGGCCACCAAACACGCCATCCTCCGCGGCAGGTACGAGCGGGGCGACTTCCGCGATTCGATCAAGGACGCCGACGCCCAGAAGCTCCTGCAGGACAAGTCCCGCCAGGTCAAGGGCGAGGAACTGCTGACCCAGTTGATCGAGAAGGCCCGGGCCGAAGCGGATGCGAACCCGTCGGTGGGGGCCAAGGTGTTTGCCCTGATCGACCTGCTGACCCAGCGGGGCAAGCCCGAGGACGAGAAGGAGGCGATCAAGATCCTCGACGACGCCCACCAGCGGACCGGACAGTACAGCTTCAAGATGCGGGCCGACGACCTGCGAATCCGCCATCAGCGCCGGGCGGTCAAACGCATCGAGGCCAAGGTCAAAGCCGAGGCGACGCCCGATCCGACGCTCCAGCAGCAGCTCGCCGACGCCCGCCAGCAGCAGGCGGAGCGAGAACTGGCCATCTTCAAGGAGCGGATCGAGCAGTATCCGACGGACACGCGGCTGAAGTTCGAATACGGCCGGCGGCTCTACGAGTCCAAACGCTACGACGAAGCCATCCCGGTGTTCCAGGAGGCGGTCGGCGATCCCCGCCACGCCGTCCGCGCCCGCTACTACATCGGCACCTGCTTTTTCCAGAAGGGGTGGCACTCGCAGGCCATCGACATTCTCAACGAAGCCGTCGAGCGCTACGAGACCCTCGGCGACGCCCTCTCCAAGGAAATCTTCTACGTCCTGGGGCGTTCGCACGAGGAGCTGGAGCAGATCGATCAGGCCCTGAAGATCTACAGCCGCCTGATCCAGTGGGACTTCAACTACCGCGACGTCCGCCACCGGATCGACAAGCTCCAGGCCAAGAAGAAGATCAATTCCTGACCCCTTTCATCCTCTCGAAACGTCCTCCCGGCGAGCCGCTGGTATTGTCGCGGGTGCTTCTGGTAAACGAATAGGGATCGCTCTACAATGCCACCGATGCAGGAGGCTTTCTGATGCCACAGACAGCAGACGGCAGTAGTTGCATGAATTCGTTGTTCTTCTTCGACGACTGGCTGCTGTTCGCCCGCGAGGGGCTGGACCGCCGGCAGGGCCGGCCGGAGCGGATTGGCCAGTTCGCTCTGGACCCCCAGGCCGATCCGGACCTCGAGTCGATCCGGGGTCTGGGCATCGTCCACGACCCGATCGGCGGCGGCTATGAGATGGTGGTGGACTGTCAGTCAAGGTCCGGCATGCGGTTCTTCACCCGCCTGCGGTCGGACGATCCGTACCGCTGGCCCACGCAGGAATGGAAGAGCGGCTCGGGACCGCTCTGGACCCGGGCGGACAACGTCTACCTCGACCAGCACGGTCGGCCTTTGGACTGCTTCAATACCCTGTGCCTCGCGGGCACTCCATTGGCCCAGAAGGGCTACGTCGCCACGTTCTTCGACTATGCCCGCACGCACCGCGGCGACGCCCACCATTCCCCGCAGCCCAGCGCCGCCATCGGATTCTCCAGAGACGGTCTGCACTTCGAGGTGGAGGCTGGCAACTGCTATATTCCGCATCACAGCGACACCAGCAACCCGCCCATCTACAACCCGTGGACGGGCGAGTTTCTGATCTACTGCCGGCCGGAGCAGTCGGATCGCCGGATTGGCGTGGTGACGACGAGGGACTTCCGGACGTTCAGCCCCTACGAGACCATCCTGCAGCCCGATCCGCTGGACCCGGTCGGTCGCGAGTTCTACGGTCTGACCCCGTGGCTTCAGGACGACCTGTTCGTCGGCACGCTGAGCATCTACGACACCGAACCGACCGAGAAGGCTCACGTCCGGATGCAGGGGATCAACGAGATGCAGCTTGCCTACAGCTATAACGGCAAGAACTGGTACCGGGCGTCCCGCGAGATGTTCCTGGAGCGGGGCGAACCGGGCACGGACTCCGGCGGCAGCATCTATGCGGGCATGCCCGTCCGGACGCCCGCCAATCGGCTGCTCTTTGGGACGATGGTCTCGTGGACCGAGCACGGCATGGACATCGAGCACTGCCCGGAGGAGTGGAGACGGACTCCCTACCGCAGCTACCTCTACGAGATGCGGCCCGACGGCTTTGTGTTCCTGCGGACCTCGGCCCGGTGCGGACGGCTCCGCACCAAGGCGATCGTGCCGCAGGGCGGCGAGTTGACCATCAACGCCCTGACCACCCCCAGCGGCCACGTCAAAGCGGTCATGCTCGACGCTCAGACGTTCGAGCCGATCCCGAACTACACCCTCGACGAGGCGGTCCCGCTGGTCGGCGATGAACTGGCGGGCGTGCTCCGCTGGCGTGAACGGAAGAACCTGAATGAGCTCAAGGACCGCCGTGTGATGCTCGAGTTGCACGTTCGCGAGGCGGACCTCTACGCCCTGCGTTTCCCGTATCGCGTCCACCTGGGCGAATACATCCGCGACCGCGTCTGAGTCGCGTTCTGGCAACCCGTTCTTCAAGGAGGCATCCCATGCCAAGTCGGCCCCTGCGATTGCTCATGGTCGGTTCGCATCCCGCCGATACGTTCGATCAGGCGGGAGGGACGTTGGCCCATCACGCAGCCCAGGGCGATCAGGTCACCGCGGTAACCCTGACGACCGGCGCGCGTTCCCACCATTGGCAGCTCATCGATCAGAAGCGAAAGCTCCAGGAGGAACTCGACGTCGAGGGACTGCTCGAACAGGCGGTCAAGGAGAAGATGGACGAGGTCCGCAAGGCCGCTGCGATTCTGGGGCTTCACGACGTCCGGACGCTCGGGTTCGAGGACGACGAGATCCTGCTGACCCGCGAGATGGTCGAGGCGGTCGCCGACGTGATTCGCGAGGTCAGGCCCGACATCATGATCACGCATCATCCTTACGAACTGGGCGGACTGAAGCTGCACGCCACCACCGGCCAGGCTGCGATCTACGCGTTTCAGCAGGCGATGGGGGCCGGGCGCGGCCGCAAGCCCACCCACTACGTCTCTAAGATATTCTTCATGAACCCGATGGGTTACATGGGCCACAACACCCTGGCCTACGCCTCCACCGCCCACATTACGACTATCATCGACATCACCGACGTGATCGACAAGAAGGTGCTTGCGATGGATATGATATCGAGCCAGTACTACGGCGGGGCGTACTCGCGGAAGTGTCACGAGATCAGCGACGGCCACACCGGCGGGCTAGCGTATGTCGCCTACGGCGAGGCGTTCCAGGCATTCTTTCCCGAGTGCGGATATACGCTGCCCTTCTCCGAGGCCGACATCCGTAAGGCGGAAGGACTCAGCGAAGAGGGGATGGCGCGGCGCAGCGAGATCGTCGCCGCCCGGATGCCGCTGCCCGAAGGCATGGGTTTCAGTTCGGAACACCGAATTGCACCGGAGCAGTACCGGACCTGACGTTCGTGGAAGGGAAAGAACACCCCGCCTGCCGGTGGGCCGAGACAGGACCTATCGGGCCTGACGGTGTGCTACGCCCGCGAGTTTCTTCTGCAGGCTGTCCAACTGGTCCGCCAGGATACTTCGCTCCTCCGGGGCCAGTTTTGCTTCGCCGAACCGCATCCGCAGATAGGCCCGCGTCAGGTCCACCATCTCCGGGTGGACGTCGGCCCGGATCAGGCGAAGGTCCTCGGTGAATTCCCACGCCGTCCGCGTGACCGGTTTGGTGATCCCTCGCTTGGCCAGCGTCACCAGCGCGCCGCGGTAGAAGTCGATCGGGCAGGTCCAGACGTTGCCGTACTTGCGCTCCCAGCGTTTGGCCAGGTAACGGCGGAACCGCCGCAACCCCTTGGTCGAGACCAGCACCGAGATCCGCACGATCAGGTAGGCGAACGCGATCAGCAGCACGACCACGATCCAGTGCAGCACCTGGTGCCAGCGCGACTGGTAGTCCTCGCCCCGCAGCATGTCGATGAACCGCGTGATGACTCGCTTGATCGTCCAGGTCTGGCCCGCCTCGCCGGTCTCGTCGCCCAGGATCTGCTTGCGCAGGCCCTCGATGAACTCGCGCCGCTCGCTCTCGTCGTAGTTGGCCAGGTGCGAGAGCCACGTGAACCGCAGCAGGTCCACCGCGTCCCAGAACATCCGCACCAGCTTGCTCTCGACCGGTCGGATCGCCTCGTCCCGCGCCGCCGGCGTCGGGTCGAAGGTCGTCCAGCCCTTCCCGTCGAGGTACACCTCAGCCCACGCGTGGGCATCGCAATTGCGGATCGTGTAGTAGCCGCCGAACGCGTTGTAGTTGTAGCCGCCGTTCTTGAACCCGGTCACGATGCGGGCCTCCAGGCCCAGCGACCGGCACAGCAGCACGAACGCCGAGGCGAAGTACTCGCAGTGGCCGTGCTTGCGCCGCGTCAGGAAGTCGAACACCGGGTCGATCTGCGGCAGGACGTCGCGATTGTCCAGGTCGTACCGGAACTCGCCGCTGGTCCGCAGCCACATCTCCAGCTTGCGGGCCTGTTCCAGCGGCGAAAGCTCGCGCGCCTCCTTCGCGAGCACCTCCTGGGCCTTCTCCTGATAGCGATCCAGGTCCGCTTCGCCGCCGACCCGGTGACGCTGATGCGCCCGGAACCGCGCGATCATCGGCAGGGTCTCCCGCCGCACCGTCCGCTCCACGTCGCCGGCGGTGGGGGCCTTCGGCCAGATGTTCTGCGCCGGCGCCTCGTGCGAGGTCAGCAGCTTGTAGCAGAAGCCCTTCTTGGGATACTGCGAGGCCCGCAGGGTGTTGGTCTGCGGACAGTAGGTCAGCCGCATCTCCCGGTTTGTGGCGATCGCGGTGGGCGTGTCGATCACAAACAGGTTGGACGAAATCTCATCGTCGTAGTAGATGCGCCAGAAGATCTGCTTGGCCACCGCCTCCTTCGACAGCATCGCCGCGTCCTGGATCGGCACGGGGGTGTCCAGGCTGCGGGTCTGAACCACCCGCTCCTCGCCTTCCTTTTGCTCCTCCAGCCACTTCCAGAACTGCCCGTGGCGGGAATACTGCGTCTTGACCGACCCGCGCAGGTACATCAGCGGGGCCACGCCGCTCTTGCTGTCGCTGAGCACCTTGACCCGCAGCACCGGGTCGTCATCCTCCATCAGGATGGTCATTTCGCCCAGGGTCAACTGCTCGCCGAAACCCGTCCGTGTGCTCTGGCGAGTCAGCGTGTTGCCCAGAAGCTGCATCGCCGGCGAGCCGCGCGGGATCAGCACGAAGATGGCCAGCGAGATGCTGCACGTCAGCACCGCCGTCACGAAGTAGCCGCTGATCCACGTGCGCCGGCGGACCTGCACCGCGATGCCGCGGCCCGCCGCCCCTTCGAACTGGCGGTGCGCCATCGCCTCGACCACCAGGTGGGTCTTGTACAGCCAGTAGCCGGCCAGGGCCACGTAGGCCACCAGCACCACCGCGAATTCGGTGGTCGGAGTGACCGCGCCGGCGGCCAGCATCGCCATGACCGAGAGGATCATCAGCTCCGAGAAATCGCTGACCTTGCCGATGCTGAAGCTCTTGATCAGGATCGCCGCGGTCAGAAAGTAGGCCAGGGCCTTGCCCGGTTCGAGTCGCAGCAGCAGGATGGACATCGCCAGCATGCCGATGCCGACCAGCACGATGAAGATCGAGACGAATCGCGGAACCCGGACGGGCCGGCCGATCCGCCGGTACGCCACCAGCAGCACGATGCACGAGAAGACCATGATCCCGGTCGAGTGGTCCAGGTAGACCCGCGCCATCTCCCAGGTCGCCAGCGCGACGCTCAGGAAACCCAGCGGCAGCAGTTCACGGGGTCTGACCATGGTTAGACCATCTCCTCCGGGCACGGCTGCGACGACGGGATGAAGATCCGCCGCCAGTCCGAACCGCCCACCAGCAGCATCTGTGTCGGGCCGATCGCCCCGGAGAGCCGCTCCAGCATGCTCGCGCTGCTCTCGCTGACGCTGACCAGCAGGCAGCGGCCTCGCCACCGGGCCGTCCACCGCCACGTCTGCATCATGTCCGACAGCGACGCCACCGACTGCGGCTCGACCATGCTCAGCGTCCGCAATATCCGGTGCTGGGCCTCGCGGCCGGCCAGCGGCGGGATCAGCACCGGCGGATCGCTCGCGCAGACCAGCGCCACCCGATAGCCCAGCTCCAGCGACTCGCACAGGAAGGTCGCCGAGAAACTGACCGCCTCCTCGAACCGGCGCCGGTTCCTGGCCGTCAGGTCCGGCACGTGCGTGTCCAGGATCACGGTCAGGCGGTGGGGGGCGAACTGGGCCATTTCGCGGACCAGCAGTTGGCCCATCTTGGCCGAGCGCTTCCAGTGGATCAGCTTGGGATTGTCGCCC is a genomic window of Phycisphaerae bacterium containing:
- a CDS encoding tetratricopeptide repeat protein; the encoded protein is MSYNPPHITDEAKKTAAKFFQHAQTAADSRSFDYAIELYVQGLAKDPEAVEKGHMALREVGIRRTNSGGKKPGLMESLKISKSKKDPIGAMLAAEMMLAKDPLNLKYAEEMVKAADKSELPETLRWALQVYFELCPQEKKISVQRLLLIKNLYEKLGDYYQKQDRLDQTLEAYEKGIGAMNYAVQSGQGGSLDLQSELKNLATKHAILRGRYERGDFRDSIKDADAQKLLQDKSRQVKGEELLTQLIEKARAEADANPSVGAKVFALIDLLTQRGKPEDEKEAIKILDDAHQRTGQYSFKMRADDLRIRHQRRAVKRIEAKVKAEATPDPTLQQQLADARQQQAERELAIFKERIEQYPTDTRLKFEYGRRLYESKRYDEAIPVFQEAVGDPRHAVRARYYIGTCFFQKGWHSQAIDILNEAVERYETLGDALSKEIFYVLGRSHEELEQIDQALKIYSRLIQWDFNYRDVRHRIDKLQAKKKINS
- a CDS encoding M20/M25/M40 family metallo-hydrolase, with product MTSAQDLEAYRQFIRERAQSKEYADFMKDLTCRLVEIENTPTQPLDQIARNEKQVFDLIEEALRAFADGRIAIERQPINPGIAHHPYFSRLYYTADERHPEGRDVETTYKDRCNMLVLVDAGQSKSQGRPAILNAHIDTVAPFLPCRLDGQQIHGRGTVDDKGLVVMLVASLKLLKEAEAKFGPVIGQPLVYQFVIEEETGGNGSLSASLDERFRGYEAIICEATELRPHPANRGAMWFKLDFTSKGSGFDTAEILPFILVELATEGQKLRQESNEPLFPRDYVQVNLGALDHFGKHPATINDYVAFELGLDYKGPEGERVASRLINIIEAGVKQYCVQYPDRTAEVDPETGKPKLNAHYKLTTMDRGNHDRRYKLEVFGLGGHMSTLTLRDNAMIKAGYLLKGLVCSYKNLPGLALRVRVLDDADGDRCTITGGVGFTPAHRMAALQDRLKGAVAQGFQLFNRCAQGSVAADSFAMTFDMLHNEAYVSPVDCPAMKAFKWAFDAREMPWPTPLAFRASCDARIFGNSGHNTVTFGPGQLSQAHGDHEKISLQELQAGLEVVTLATLALTTGQ
- a CDS encoding 3-isopropylmalate dehydratase, translating into MDKVTGKAYVLGDNVDTDQIIPAEYLSYNPSIASERKLFGRFALSGVPGDQAGLPEGGKPFVDLADENRTASEFAVVVAGSNFGCGSSREHAPLALAEAGVRAVVATSYARIFFRNSVNGGYVIPVESEEKLVREIRTGDQVEIDFDNCRLKNLTTSKEYPLRPLGDVAEIIEAGGLFAYARSRKIA
- a CDS encoding Gfo/Idh/MocA family oxidoreductase: MTSQSKLRIGVVGLGRYVEIAHMPTYFESRYASAIEVAALCDVSEERLKEWRQRYGVKSGYTDYRKMLADQKLDAVVVVTPDHLHTEVTCQALEAGCDVLVEKPLATDIGECHKIIQTARRQKRRVITDFHKRHDPAHQEGRARITTDRKYGQVQFGYVWMLDTINVPAPGFFKSNFAEKSSPVWFLGVHFFDLIRFMTDLNPIEVRATGYKQVLKAMGINTFDAVKSDMVFDNGAAISFYLSWNLPEGAPSFTTQGLYLQFEKGDMKIDTRDRGMTELSGAGYKTVNPMYTRRTDRGYAGYAHESIGDALIEFLELKQNGRRTYDDLEKADPSGMGGFYSTLMAQMTHESLARGRSLSGGQVALGGAMDVNEYIKEKLGPDADDYLVQYPS
- a CDS encoding ROK family protein translates to MPESRSFLTVDIGGTKTAVAVGFADARIADRVEFGT
- the lpxD gene encoding UDP-3-O-(3-hydroxymyristoyl)glucosamine N-acyltransferase, which encodes MPEPVSPQHGNHRSPRKAAELAAHLEAHGLRVHLAGDPDLVIRDVATIEEAGPGDITFLANRKYIRQINETKASAIILPEAVSGPEYLTQLKVDDSYYAFMLIMVLFYGHRTAPFEGVDPTARIAETARIGANPRIGGQVTIAAHAAIGDGAVIYPGCFIGPGCRIGDNVTLYPNVTLYNDTHVGHNVIIQAGAVIGQDGYGFATHKGIHHKIPQVGNVVIEDDVEIGANCAIERATMGSTVIGRGSKLCDLIAIGHGTRIGPHCLLVAQVGIAGSAKLGHHVTLGGQVAVNGHITIGDCVTVGAKAGVVNNVEDNETLLGQPAVPIQDAKRRILMLAKLPEMRDQLKRLQKRIEQLEHGTGGRMARKDSAES
- a CDS encoding DUF547 domain-containing protein, with the protein product MIWRRGTLTVVLIGLLAGCSTLRVSTPAECRDVPAPQYERYENLLARVMHDGQVDFQTLKANPADLERFVHRLGCHGPIKTPDAFPDDASKLAYWVNAHNAVALLAAVRKYPAKRLKPPFGDFAQTTTAWIDGRHLSLAQIAQFARSARPDDPRVDLALAYPTKGGGSRFGFVLKPREDLVQQLHSLFVRSLDDSAAINIDHARWTLWLGRPIWDNRDRYLAQYRDQYGTAAGNIVNALADLANPSQRRRLNTAIGYKIKPQSYDWSLNASEPYKCSLSESTEVVR